Proteins encoded within one genomic window of Microbacterium sp. zg-B185:
- a CDS encoding ABC transporter permease, which produces MTEATTKTTWMGVVRRPRRDFRKLREFGIRWGALLALGLVWELAARIAESPFFPPVSAIIERFVAIWFSGPPSSLFLTERVGTDIVPSLVRMLGGWSIAVAFAIVLGVAIGRSRVLGDYVEPIIHFVRAIPPPALIPIFLILLGFGNEMRVALIAFAVIWPVLLNTIDGVRSVETLHLDTGRVFEFDRRKIFFGVVLPSAAPKIFAGLRVSLSVALIVMVISEMVGKPDGIGFVILGAQRNFRMLDMWAGILLLGILGYVLNAILALVESRVTRWHRGAREGLS; this is translated from the coding sequence ATGACCGAGGCGACCACTAAGACCACCTGGATGGGTGTCGTCCGACGCCCTCGTCGGGACTTTCGCAAACTCCGGGAATTCGGCATCCGCTGGGGTGCCCTGCTGGCCCTCGGCCTGGTGTGGGAGCTCGCCGCCCGCATCGCCGAGTCCCCGTTCTTCCCGCCGGTCTCGGCGATCATCGAGCGGTTCGTGGCGATCTGGTTCTCCGGACCGCCGTCGTCGCTGTTCCTGACCGAACGTGTCGGAACCGACATCGTGCCCAGCCTTGTCCGGATGCTGGGCGGCTGGTCCATCGCGGTGGCCTTCGCCATCGTGCTGGGTGTCGCGATCGGCCGCAGCCGCGTGCTCGGCGACTATGTCGAGCCGATCATCCACTTCGTTCGCGCGATCCCGCCCCCGGCCCTCATCCCGATCTTCCTGATCCTGCTCGGATTCGGAAACGAGATGCGGGTGGCGCTGATCGCGTTCGCGGTGATCTGGCCGGTGCTGCTCAACACGATCGACGGTGTCCGGTCCGTCGAGACGCTGCACCTGGACACGGGGCGCGTGTTCGAGTTCGACCGCCGCAAGATCTTCTTCGGCGTCGTGCTGCCGAGCGCAGCTCCCAAGATCTTCGCGGGCCTGCGCGTGAGCCTGTCGGTCGCGCTGATCGTCATGGTCATCTCCGAGATGGTGGGCAAGCCGGACGGCATCGGCTTCGTCATCCTCGGCGCGCAACGCAATTTCCGAATGCTGGATATGTGGGCAGGAATCCTCCTGCTCGGCATCCTCGGCTACGTACTCAACGCGATCCTCGCCCTGGTGGAATCACGCGTGACCAGATGGCACCGGGGCGCACGAGAGGGACTGTCATGA
- a CDS encoding DNA-binding protein gives MDTPRPLPNIGAPAARALAEAGVENLDDVEKVGIGYLATLHGVGPKAVRLLDAALEE, from the coding sequence ATGGACACTCCACGCCCTCTCCCGAACATCGGCGCACCAGCCGCGAGAGCGCTCGCCGAGGCCGGGGTCGAGAATCTGGATGACGTAGAGAAGGTCGGCATCGGCTACCTCGCGACACTCCACGGAGTCGGGCCGAAAGCGGTGCGGCTGTTGGACGCAGCTCTGGAGGAGTAG
- a CDS encoding HNH endonuclease signature motif containing protein, with translation MFEDPLDTHVGHPSPLDVVVDLEATMAMWAAERLGQIDLLRRAYLADAEAAGQRFTDVVLRGLRLELASASRITEHAAGNLIALAEAMVHRYPKALHALERARITERHAEILVGGLDELDPQLRAGVFDRALAFAEQQPVGEFRRSLRNLVDSARVVTLAERHEAALSQRRVYVEPVEDGMAWTHLLGPQVEAHAAYGRATAIAKTILAQDGETRTLDQIRADVMADLLIEGTVAAHPSEARGIRATVVVTVPALALLEDSDEAVVASGADPATVEGIGPIPIARARELCGGDATWMRVLTHPETGMILSVGRTQYSPPAALKRLVKWRADRCMGPGCGMPASRCEVDHTIAWEHGGATSLENLAPLCKGHHKVKHHGGWHLRQLPDSGGAVEWMSPSGRRYVVAPERRVPVFTVSGGSPQVHGTDRPPF, from the coding sequence ATGTTCGAAGACCCGCTGGACACACACGTGGGGCACCCCAGCCCGCTCGATGTGGTGGTCGATCTCGAGGCCACGATGGCGATGTGGGCGGCGGAGCGACTGGGGCAGATCGATCTGCTGCGGCGGGCGTATCTCGCGGATGCCGAAGCGGCCGGTCAGCGCTTCACCGACGTTGTGCTGCGCGGACTACGGCTCGAGCTGGCCTCGGCGAGTCGGATCACCGAGCACGCGGCGGGCAACCTGATCGCGCTCGCGGAGGCGATGGTGCATCGCTACCCGAAAGCCCTGCACGCCCTCGAACGCGCTCGTATCACTGAGCGGCACGCCGAGATCCTGGTGGGCGGTCTCGACGAACTGGACCCCCAGCTTCGCGCCGGAGTGTTCGATCGTGCGCTGGCGTTTGCCGAACAGCAGCCTGTTGGCGAATTCCGCCGATCCCTGCGCAACCTGGTCGACTCCGCACGTGTCGTGACTCTCGCCGAGCGCCACGAAGCGGCGCTGTCCCAGCGGAGGGTCTATGTCGAGCCGGTCGAGGACGGCATGGCGTGGACGCATCTGCTCGGCCCTCAGGTCGAAGCTCACGCGGCGTACGGTCGCGCGACCGCGATCGCGAAGACGATCCTCGCCCAGGACGGCGAGACACGCACCCTCGATCAGATACGTGCAGACGTGATGGCAGACCTCCTGATCGAGGGCACCGTGGCCGCGCATCCCAGCGAGGCGCGCGGCATCCGTGCCACCGTCGTCGTGACGGTACCTGCGCTCGCGCTGCTCGAGGATTCGGACGAGGCGGTCGTGGCCTCCGGTGCAGACCCGGCGACCGTCGAAGGCATCGGGCCCATCCCGATCGCGCGAGCTCGGGAGCTGTGCGGGGGAGATGCGACCTGGATGCGCGTGCTCACGCACCCCGAGACGGGCATGATCCTCTCGGTCGGTCGCACCCAGTATTCGCCGCCGGCAGCGCTGAAACGACTGGTGAAATGGCGGGCCGACCGGTGCATGGGTCCGGGATGCGGGATGCCGGCATCCCGGTGCGAGGTAGACCACACGATCGCGTGGGAGCACGGAGGCGCCACTTCGTTGGAGAACCTGGCCCCACTGTGCAAGGGCCATCACAAAGTGAAACACCACGGCGGCTGGCATCTCAGACAGCTGCCCGACAGCGGCGGTGCCGTCGAATGGATGTCACCTTCAGGTCGGAGATACGTCGTCGCACCGGAGCGTCGGGTGCCCGTGTTCACCGTTTCGGGTGGGAGCCCCCAGGTGCACGGCACCGATCGTCCGCCGTTCTAA
- a CDS encoding ABC transporter permease, with protein sequence MAVLTQTPTPARARRRSTPGAGSAKRKSIIRGAIGLVVLFVVAELISRSGIVDSAFLPPTSLVLVRTAELLVDPGFIGAVLATLQAWGIGLLICIVVAVSIGVVLGSSRGAYSASRAVIEFLRPIPSVALIPLAILVFGNDAEMKIALIVFSTLWPVLFNTIYGMHDVDPIAKLTAQSFGRGRVATLFSVSLPSAAPFIFTGIRIAASVALIVAVSAELLAGASDGLGRWMLDAGATGNRPDLVYAATIIAGLLGLAINGVLVLIERRFLSWQPALRQTGKGSE encoded by the coding sequence TTGGCGGTCCTGACCCAGACACCGACCCCGGCACGTGCCCGGCGGCGTTCCACTCCCGGCGCCGGTTCGGCCAAACGCAAGTCGATCATCCGCGGCGCCATCGGGCTGGTCGTCCTGTTCGTCGTCGCCGAGCTCATTTCCCGCTCCGGCATCGTCGATTCGGCATTCCTGCCCCCGACCTCTCTCGTGCTGGTCCGCACCGCCGAGCTGCTCGTCGACCCGGGCTTCATCGGCGCCGTGCTCGCAACGCTTCAGGCGTGGGGGATCGGTTTGCTGATCTGCATCGTCGTGGCCGTCTCGATCGGGGTGGTGCTCGGATCTTCCCGCGGCGCGTACTCGGCGAGCAGGGCGGTCATCGAGTTCCTGCGCCCCATTCCGTCGGTCGCGCTCATTCCACTCGCCATCCTGGTGTTCGGAAACGACGCCGAGATGAAGATCGCGCTCATCGTCTTCTCGACCCTGTGGCCCGTCCTCTTCAACACGATCTACGGCATGCACGACGTGGACCCGATCGCCAAGCTGACGGCCCAGAGCTTCGGCCGTGGACGCGTCGCCACCCTGTTCTCGGTGTCGCTGCCCAGCGCCGCACCGTTCATCTTCACCGGCATCCGAATTGCGGCATCCGTGGCGCTGATCGTCGCGGTCAGCGCGGAACTGCTCGCCGGGGCATCCGACGGACTGGGGCGATGGATGCTGGATGCCGGCGCCACCGGCAACCGCCCAGACCTCGTGTACGCGGCGACGATCATCGCGGGACTGCTGGGACTGGCCATCAACGGAGTGCTCGTGCTCATCGAGCGCCGCTTCCTGTCGTGGCAGCCGGCCCTGCGTCAGACCGGAAAGGGTTCGGAATGA
- a CDS encoding DUF6226 family protein — MSSYVRPSIDAPVFRDADGEVIDYGNRWAGSPPEDTYSVETHPERFAPLHAVADALIAHLRETYDVEVDDGAETAADLLRPAYHDVVRAVRIRPKDPASASLTLVFTAYPGISMHAGLLNDFQYPVCGCDACDSNWEGEADDLERQVLAVVTGHYRESITHGIRPWVEHSFSYPDGGGRGGRSLAQDIPAARVKAAEPILRNLPDGWAAWPPPPSSS, encoded by the coding sequence GTGAGTTCCTACGTGCGCCCCTCGATCGATGCGCCGGTGTTCCGCGACGCCGACGGTGAGGTCATCGACTACGGGAACCGGTGGGCCGGTTCGCCCCCGGAGGACACCTACTCGGTGGAAACGCACCCGGAGAGGTTCGCGCCCCTCCACGCCGTCGCGGATGCCCTCATCGCGCACCTCCGTGAAACCTACGACGTCGAGGTCGACGACGGCGCGGAGACGGCGGCGGATCTGCTTCGCCCCGCGTATCACGACGTGGTGCGCGCCGTGCGGATCCGACCGAAGGACCCGGCGTCCGCGTCCCTGACATTGGTCTTCACCGCGTACCCGGGGATTTCCATGCACGCCGGACTGCTCAACGACTTCCAATACCCGGTCTGCGGTTGCGACGCCTGCGACTCGAACTGGGAAGGGGAAGCCGACGACCTCGAACGACAAGTGCTCGCCGTCGTCACCGGGCACTATCGCGAGAGCATCACCCACGGCATCCGGCCTTGGGTAGAGCACAGCTTCAGCTACCCCGACGGGGGTGGACGTGGTGGCCGGTCTCTCGCGCAAGACATCCCTGCGGCGCGCGTCAAAGCGGCTGAGCCCATCCTCCGGAACCTCCCCGACGGGTGGGCCGCATGGCCTCCCCCACCCTCATCGTCCTGA
- a CDS encoding ABC transporter substrate-binding protein: MTFPRTRTRVAAVAAAITVVGLLAGCSGSAAPEAGDTEQTLDPAKPVAITVGTLPAGDYAPLYIADAEGYFEEEGLDVTIEIIAGGAVGVTQLVSGDLQFSSATWTNVLSAVSQGLEIQVVREGTDSDKEGINGLIAADGSGIESVEDLRGKTLSVNTLASATETQIRDCLATAGLEEGDYELVEVPFPEVGAAVTQGRIAAGFVPEPFITIGKSQGLSSILATSVCNETQRNSTIVTWNTSRAYAEENPAVVAAFVRAMDKATKLAIDDPQVLIDILPTFTTLTPELAAAITSPSFVEDGTPNTDGAESAMKLMLKYGLLEEPLEDLSQYAWQGK; the protein is encoded by the coding sequence ATGACGTTCCCACGCACACGCACACGCGTCGCAGCAGTCGCCGCGGCCATCACCGTGGTCGGCCTGCTGGCCGGCTGCTCCGGCTCCGCCGCGCCCGAGGCGGGCGACACCGAGCAGACCCTGGATCCGGCCAAGCCGGTCGCGATCACCGTGGGCACACTGCCCGCCGGTGACTACGCGCCGCTGTACATCGCCGACGCTGAGGGCTACTTCGAAGAAGAAGGCCTCGACGTCACCATCGAGATCATCGCCGGCGGTGCTGTCGGCGTCACCCAGCTCGTCTCCGGTGACCTGCAGTTCAGCTCCGCAACCTGGACCAACGTGCTCAGCGCCGTGTCGCAGGGCCTCGAGATCCAGGTCGTCCGTGAGGGCACAGACTCCGACAAAGAGGGCATCAACGGCCTGATCGCCGCTGACGGCTCGGGCATCGAGTCGGTCGAGGACCTGCGCGGCAAGACGCTTTCGGTGAACACGCTGGCTTCCGCGACCGAGACCCAGATCCGCGACTGCCTCGCCACAGCGGGGCTCGAGGAGGGCGACTACGAGCTCGTCGAGGTGCCGTTCCCCGAGGTCGGCGCGGCCGTCACACAGGGTCGCATCGCCGCCGGTTTCGTCCCGGAGCCGTTCATCACCATCGGCAAGTCGCAGGGACTCAGCTCGATCCTCGCGACGTCGGTGTGCAACGAGACGCAGCGCAACAGCACGATCGTGACCTGGAACACCTCGCGTGCCTACGCCGAGGAGAACCCCGCCGTGGTCGCCGCATTCGTGCGTGCGATGGACAAGGCCACCAAGCTGGCCATCGACGACCCTCAGGTGCTCATCGACATCCTGCCGACGTTCACGACGCTCACGCCGGAGCTGGCCGCGGCCATCACGTCGCCGAGCTTCGTCGAGGACGGCACGCCCAACACCGATGGAGCCGAGAGCGCGATGAAGCTGATGCTCAAGTACGGCCTGCTCGAGGAGCCGCTTGAGGACCTCTCGCAGTACGCCTGGCAAGGCAAGTGA
- a CDS encoding cupin domain-containing protein has translation MDPKPAPHHESPVLGNPDLPPEGEINTSGDPTALAMTGPQNPALANLFPSQLHAPPTDVSTQAFFWSSFNISPRRVQAGGWAREVTQPDFAISDEIAGVNMYLDAGAIRELHWHQTAEWALMTRGGCRITTLSRTGLPSVEDVYAGDLWFFPPGLPHSLQGLGPEGAEFVLAFDDGAQSESNTLLLTDWFSHTPPDVLAKNFGVAQEVFRDIPLHNLWIFPGEVPGELEKDQLAAGVQWGDDQPVIFRLAQSAPIHENSGGSIRIADSTNFPASTTVAAALVTVEPGSMRELHWHPNADEWQYYLKGSARMTVFNTGPHANTMDFTAGDVGVVKRNYGHYIENTGDEQLIFLETFRSNRYEEVSLANWLAHLPPQLVSAHLNIPAETLATFPRTTQGIVPLRTPS, from the coding sequence ATGGACCCGAAGCCCGCTCCGCACCACGAATCACCCGTACTAGGCAATCCTGACCTGCCCCCGGAGGGCGAGATCAATACGAGCGGCGACCCAACCGCCCTCGCGATGACCGGCCCGCAGAACCCGGCATTGGCGAATCTGTTCCCGAGCCAATTGCACGCACCGCCCACCGACGTCTCCACTCAGGCGTTCTTCTGGTCGTCCTTCAACATCTCGCCGCGGCGGGTGCAGGCGGGCGGATGGGCGCGGGAGGTGACTCAGCCGGACTTCGCCATCTCCGACGAGATCGCCGGCGTCAACATGTACCTCGACGCGGGCGCGATCCGCGAGCTGCACTGGCATCAGACGGCGGAGTGGGCACTGATGACGCGGGGCGGATGCCGCATCACCACGCTCAGTCGCACCGGATTGCCGAGCGTCGAAGACGTGTACGCGGGAGACCTGTGGTTCTTCCCGCCGGGCCTGCCGCACTCCCTGCAGGGGCTGGGTCCGGAGGGAGCCGAGTTCGTGCTCGCCTTCGACGACGGCGCGCAGTCGGAGTCGAACACGCTGCTCCTCACCGACTGGTTCTCGCACACCCCGCCCGATGTGCTGGCGAAGAACTTCGGCGTCGCCCAAGAGGTTTTCCGCGACATCCCGCTCCACAACCTATGGATCTTTCCCGGTGAGGTGCCGGGTGAACTGGAGAAGGATCAGCTCGCCGCGGGCGTCCAGTGGGGTGACGACCAGCCGGTGATCTTCCGGCTCGCGCAGTCCGCGCCGATCCACGAGAACAGCGGAGGCAGCATCCGCATCGCCGACTCGACCAACTTCCCCGCCAGCACCACCGTCGCCGCGGCCCTGGTGACGGTGGAGCCGGGAAGCATGCGAGAGCTGCATTGGCACCCCAACGCCGATGAGTGGCAGTACTACCTCAAGGGGTCGGCGCGGATGACGGTCTTCAACACCGGCCCGCATGCAAACACGATGGATTTCACCGCGGGCGATGTCGGTGTGGTCAAGCGCAACTACGGGCACTACATCGAGAACACCGGCGACGAGCAGCTGATCTTCCTCGAGACTTTCCGCAGCAACCGATACGAGGAGGTGTCGCTGGCGAACTGGCTGGCGCACCTTCCGCCCCAGTTGGTGTCAGCGCACCTCAACATCCCCGCGGAGACGCTTGCTACGTTCCCCCGCACCACGCAGGGCATCGTTCCCCTCCGCACCCCGTCATGA